The sequence CTCAACGCGGAAAGCGTCTCATGTGGGGGCTGCtcaccctcccaccctgcccacccGTACTCAGGACCTGGGTCCAGCTCACCCCCGGCTCGCGCAGCGCCTCCCACGTAAGCAGCATCTCGAGGGCGCACAGCGGTGCACAGGCCACAGCTGCGGCGCAGGCAGGGGTGGAAGGACTGCCGGGTGCCGGGCTGGCGTGCTTCACACACGTGCCCCTGTAGGCGTCCTGATGGGGAAGAGCGGGCTGTGGCGGGCGGCCTCGCGCGGGGCTGGGCAGCCGGTAGGCCTGCCCGGGGTAGAGCCGCGGGGGCGCAAAGGACTTGCTGCAGCCGTCGCGGACCGGCACCGAGCGGGCCAGGAGATGCAGGCGAGGAGGGGGCGGCCCGGTGGCTGCCGCGTCTGCAGGAAGCGGAGCACGTCGGCGGTGTGCGCAGAGCCGTCGTCGCAGCGGCTGAGCCGGAAGCGCGCGCGCAGCGGGCGCTCGGCCAGGCAGTAGAGCAGGTGCTGGAGCGTGGGCTGAGGAAGGTGTGGGGGAAGGCCGCTGCAGCGTGTCGCTGTGCTCGCGCGCCTGCAGTGCCGCCAGCGCCGCCAGCCGCCCTGCGCTCTCGTCCTGCTGGACCCCAGGGAGCCCAGCAGTAAGGGGCGGAGCCCCTGCCCCCACGTGCGGCGGATGAGCTCGCGCCGTTCGTGGCTGGGGGGCCACGACTTGACCGCCAGCAGCAGCGCGCTGTAGCCCACGCACTTGGTCTGCGCGTCCCAGAGCAGAGGAAAGTGGCGGCAGTGGCGGCACCGCAGGAAGTCTTGGATTGCGGATGCACGCGGGGAGCTGCTCGAAGTAGAAGTCGACCATGGCGTTGACCGAGTCGTTGGCCACACCTCGGGACTCTGATGAATGCCCATGGTTGCACAGCCGCAAGGGCAGCAGGGGGAGCCTCTGGAGAACCATCCCACACCTTCTCCCTCTGGGACCCGGAGGCTTGGTGGACCCAGAGGTGCAGGGCCAAACCCACCAGAAAGAGGGACAAAGCCCTGGGATTCGTGGACCTGTGGCAGGGAAAAGACATCTGTGGGGGAAACCAAGTCAGAAGTGAGGCAGGAGTCATGTCTGACATCAGCGGAAGGGCACCCTTCCCACTTCTCTCCCAGAACCAGGCCTTCTCAACTTTGCTGCTACAAGGTCAAAGGAAACGCAGTTCAAGAGTACACAGAAGCATCTCATGTCTCCCACAGTCCAGAGTGCTCTGACTTTCAGAATCTCTTCGTCTCCCCACGTCTCCCCCGCATGCCACCTAGGCGCAGCAGTCTCATgtcaaagttaaaattttcatcttcccGTGACTTCATATCCTGCTTTTCCACCTCATTAAATGGTACCACCATCCACCCAGTTGCTCCAACCAGAAACCCTGACTCTCCCCAGCCTCAGTTTACATCCACGCTCCATATCCTGGAGTTGCTGCACCCCAGTCTCTCCATGCTtattccctcctctccatccctgTTAGCCCTCTCTCTGATCCATTTCCCCTCCTTGCCACCTAGTCAAGGAAGCATGAGGTGATAGCATTGGACTCAGACCCAGGTCCGCTTCCAGTGTCCCCACTTAACGGGTATCCTCTTGAACAAGTCACTTCCAATTTCTAGGGCTGCGTGTTCTCTACAAGAAAGGGCTAGTAGATTCCTACTTTGCAGGGTTATTGGGAGCATTAAATGAACATAGAAAGCCAGTCAACAAGTGGCACTGGTATCACGACCTCTTCCACTTCCTCCggccccacttttttttcttcctgcctagTATTATTTTCTGTTCCCCAAACATGCCAGAtcaggctttctttgctgtgtatCTAACTCCATTCACCTGTCCAGCTGCCGTTCAAACCCTGTTTCCATGAAGACCCCGCAGGACAAACTCCAGATCACAACAGCCTTTCCTGTATTTACTCCATGCGAAATCCCATCACACTCACTGGGTCCTGTCCTTCTTGAAACACTCCAATCTCTTTCAGAGATGCCACTctctcctgcctttcctcctcccttttttaACCATATCTCTCAattccctttgctcatttcctcctcttttcacCCTTAATAGTGCGAGGTCCCCAGACTCTGTCCTAGTTATCTCCTTTGCTTGAAGACCTCCAAAATCCACGTGGTGGCCCACAGCCACATCAGGTGCAACCTCAACTCTCATCTTTGTCCCCAGAGTTGTCCCAGAGTGACACCATCCACTGTGGTTTTTGTTCAAGCCCCAAACTGTGATTGACTCCTTCCTTGTCTTCATCCCCCCACCCAAGCCCAGTTGATTTTAACACCTTAATGTTTCCTCCACCTATCTACTTCCATTCCCACTATCAACAGTCTCTTCCAAACCAGCATCTGCGGCTCAGATGACATAGCCTCCTGCTCGGTCTCTCCACATACTTCCGTGCTTTTGGGGGATCCCTCCTCCACAGTAGCTGGAGTACCTGTGAACCGTGCAGATTTCATGCCAAACCTCATGTTCTTTTCCTTGGCTTCCTATTGTCAGCCACATGCCCTGGCCACCAGCCTTAGACTGGCAAAGCTCCTTCTGCCTTGGAGCTCCCCTGCCTGGATGGatgccctctccctcctctgcctacttAATGCCTCCTCAGCCGCTTCATCCTTTAGGTCCACTGAAGAGGTATGGCCCTGACTAGGCTTTATTGTAACTCAAAGGAGACAAGAAGACtatttgttttaaagtgtatCTTCTCTCCTATTCTCTATGCATCTTGAGGGCAGGGATGATATCTGTGTTGTTTACCCATGGTGTCCTGGGGTTCCACCAACATAGTGGTGGAAAATgctggtttcaaaaaaaaaaaatgctggtttCCCAGGTTCAAATACTGCATctactagtttctttttttcttttgccttgtgTGCAGTCTTTATTCCAAATAGTTGTTAAAATACCATTAGCTGATTCCTCAGGGCAAAAGCAAAGATCACCCCTGCAGAAACCTAGGGGCTATGTACAGAACTTTACAGAACAGAGAATAACACTTTGGCTGAAACCTGACTGCTGACCAGAGAACAGAGTTCTGAGTGGGCtcaacagagaaaaggaaattgggAAGGGAAAGCACCTGTCTGAATGAAACCTCAACTTCCATCAGGGCAAGTCTTGTGATGGTCACAGATGGGAGGCTCTGTTTTTGGAATGTTCAAGTTCAGCGGAGGgggttctatgtgtctgtttgacTACACCCTCGGTGAGTTGCCATTAGGTAAATGTCACTCAAATTTCTGGCCAGCCAAACACCCACAGCAAAAAGTCCCAAAGTGAGGATAAAGTTCCTCCGGAAATCGCTCCCATCAGTGGTGAAGGGATAGATGCCCCGGAATGAGTCTCCTACGTTGTCTGGAATTTGAGGTGCTTCATTTGCACACCGGTAGCGCCCACCTCAACCTCACTGGCAGCCAGAGCACCATCCTTGGTATCCATaaggcctctccctgcctctactAGTTTCTAATTGCATGCTCTGAGCAAGTTAATTCAAGCTGTCTAATATCTACCTCCTAAGAGTTACTGTGATGGGTAaatgataatatatgtaaagaatttCACACGGTTCTCAGTACGGAATAGACAGTCAGTAAATATTACCTATTATGATTATCAGAGGTgccaataaatatgtgttgaatgaatactTTGCCAAAGtacgtgctcaataaatattctcaGATTGAGTCTTTTCCACATAGGAGGTGTTACTGGATTGAATTATGCTCAACTGCTTGCCTATTATAGTCCACGCATAATGTCTAGCACAGGACGGGTACAAAGCAGGTGAAATAATGGCAGtgccatgggacgcctgggtggctcagtcaattaaacatctgcctttgactcaagtcatgatcccaggattctgggatcgagccccacattgggctccctgctcagaagggagtctgcttctccctctcctctgcctgctgttccccctgcttctgtgctctctctctttgtcgaatgaataaataaaatcttaaaaaaaaaatggcagtgcCAGTAACTGCCCAAAAAAGTGAGAGATCCTTGCAAAAGTGTTGGTGCAATCACTGAGTCCCATTAGAAATACTCTCACTATATTCATGCTTCAGTATTTGAGGCTCTGGGACAGGAGAGACAGTGAGATGGTCTAAGTCTACTTAATTATAAAGCTCAGTGGCTTGTCCTGTGCCTGgcgcattttttcccccagtaaatGAAAGATTAAAGAACGAATGAGTATAGAGTTTGGAGTCTGAGTAACTGGGCATGAGTCCCAGCTGCATTCATTAACTGTGTCAAGTCGTTAATCCGGGTTTGAGTTTTCTCAGCTGAGAAACTGAGAAGGTCAACACTCATCCCTCAGTGGAatcagaagcaagaaaataattttgtccatGCCAAAGGGCCACACAAAAGCTAGTtttacaaaaaatggaaaagcattctctagtttctctctccctgcccagaatcagttctagaaagaaaaatcatctcAGTCTCAATGCAACAGCAATTCTTGTCTCAAGGAAACTTGGATTTACTTTGATAAAGCTGATCCAGGAAGCTGAATCAGAGCCAGTTTTTGATATGAGTGAAGAAAAGGTTGGGCCAGGTCCTGTTCCTGAGGGCGGGACCCTGCTCCAGGATGCTGACACTGTGGAGCTTTGGGAGTCctccatggttttgtttttgattttgttttgtgctGGATTTCCCCCTTTTCTCAGTGCCCTCTTCTGGATCTCCTGGAGTCCTTGCACCTTAGGCTTTCATGGCCTCTACTGGCCCTGATCCTTTGTCCCTCAAGACTCAGTTCAAGTACCACCTCCTGCAGGAAACCTGGTACAATGAGTTCAGTTCAGCTTGTGTCTTTGGCTACTGAATAGCCAAGCTGGCTAAAGAGGACAGACCTGCCACTTAGGTGACCCTTTCAAGCCTCACATTCCTCATCTGTGGGAACACGGgcaattcatttatttcagtggCTCAGAGAATGATAGGAGGTGATTTGTGTGACCCATGCATGGCACGCAGTAAATGGGTACTACAGTAACATTAGCAACTAAAACAGTAATGTTTATGGGGTAGAGGAGGATCACATAGTTCCTTTGTGACCCTGTTCCTTCACTTCTTTCTCCATCTATTGCTCCAtgcatatgttttctttcctttgcaatGCTATTCACTCTGCCTGGGATTTTCTTACTCATGTTCCTAGGACAGGAAAAGTTTGTTGGTTATTCCCTCCTCTGGTTTCATGCCGAGATAGATGAATGGCACATGGATTCCTGGGTCATCCACCAGCCCCTTACCATCCCAAGGTATTCCTGGGGAATATATGCACAATGGATATGGCAGAcaaacaagatttttatttttggccCCAATTCCAAGTACGGAGCCCTAACCTAGCAGCTTTGTCCTggttcctttccctctgtgtccTCCGTCTGGTTCTTTCTTCACCCTCTAAGGGGAACggtgcagggagggggagaaggtgcACCTCCTCGGCAATGGGAAGCAGCCCAAGCCCCCGTCTTACCTCGAGTGtctgagagagaaatagacaggCGCCATCCCCAGGCTGGGACCTACCTTTAACCTCATGCCTTCACATGCTgaggccccacccccaggactCTGCTTCGTTCAATATTCTTGAATCTGACCAATCCGTgacatcctcctcctccttggaGGGAAGGTGAAGTGGGGGGACAGCTACAAACTGCCTCCTACAGTGACTGCTTACCCTTTGTGATGAAACTAAAtgccatttcttccagttttgttgACTCTACCCATGACTGCCTTGTCCTCTCCAGCAGCATGCCTGACGGAAACACTTGAATGCTGTTTTCATGATCAGTTCTCCCTGCTGGACTGAGAGCAACCCCAGGGCCAGGGACCTGTTCTGTTAACACAGGATAtgctctggggatgcctgggtggctcagtcattaagcatctgccttcagctcaggtcatggttccagggccctgggatggagtccttcatcaggctctctgctcagtggtgatcctgcttctccctctgcctctgcccctccctctgcttgagctctctttctctctctctctctgacaaattaataaaatctttttaaaaagtttaaaaagcataGGATATGctctaaaatatttgttgatgaaaTCGTATGTGAAGGGTTCATACAGGCTATTTTCTAAACACATTAATGACATCCGAGCATACTGTATTTGGCAAATGGTCACAGGCTTCATCCCATTATCACTGTGAGTGGTCAAGTGAGAAGTGAATCAGACTTGGTCTTGGTCCTCAAGACCTCACCATCTCTTGGGAGAGCCAGATATTGAATAATTAAAAAGGGGTGGGATGCATACAAAACACAGAGAGGGAACTTGGAGAAAGGAACTGAGGGAGCTGTGGAAGCCTTCACATTAAGATGGGATTGTATCAGTTATCTAGTGCTGTATTACAAACCATCCCCAGTCTCAACCAGTctcaattatttttcaagattctgTGGGTGGCCTGGGAGCTTCTGGTGCCAGGCCTGCCTGGGCTCTCTCTGGTGGCTCTAGTTAATGGGTCAGCTGGGGATAGCAAGGCGTCGTGCATTCTCTGCTCCTTCATCCTGGGCTGCCTCATGACATGGTGGTCTCGGGCTTCCAAGATGGTGAGGGCAGCAGCTACAAGGCCTCTAAGGCCTGCCTTCAGAACTTGCATCGTATCACTCCCACcacattctgttggtcaaagcaagtcaaaGGAACAGCCCAGATACAAGGGATGAGGAGGAGCTCCAAAAATTGATGGCCATATTTAATTTACCACATGGGCTTTGAGATGGAAAGAGTTTTGCCAGCAAGCAAGGAGAGGGCACTCCCGGACAGAGCTACAGAGGTGGGAATAAACAGGGCACGTCTGGGAAACATTCCAGGTTTAATGTAGTTGGAGTAAATATTGGGAGTTGAAGATACAAAGATAGAAGCCCTGGAAAGGGCTTAGAATACCATGCCTGCATTTTAACTTGGATGAGAGGGAAGGGAGtggtgggaggaagaaggaaagaaggggaggaggctTGAGGATAGCTTTTGATGGGGATGGTTGAGAGACGACTGGAGGATTAGGGAAGTCCAGACTTCCTGGAAACTGTCAGGCAGGTGAAGGCTGAAGGACGTGCGAGCACCAATGAAATCTGCACACACGAGGTCAAGAGAACAGCCCTAGGGAGGGACCTGACTGGATTTTTCCCAGACTAAGAACTCCTGTTGCACTCAAGGCTGATAGTCTGAGGCCTGGCAGGGAGCAACCATCCAGGTGAGCAGAATGACTCATTTTGTTTAAGCCCCCCCAAAACACACCTATTTTCCTTAACAGAATGTCTTTTGGGAAGTTTAGGGATGAATTGAAGTGGTGAGAGAGTTAGATGGGGTAAGTTTATTGGAGTAAAATGAACAGACTTTAGGACAGGCAACTGTGACCTTTCTAAGAAGGTTCTGGAGTGGccaggggcggtgggggggcagGGTCCTACTGAGATGTATGTAGTGGATATGTGTGGCAGGGTGACTTCAGACGTGTGTACCGTTCAGAGGTGGAGTTATAACAATCTTAACTCCTTTCCGGCCCACCTCTTCACAATGGGTGGTGCTT comes from Mustela erminea isolate mMusErm1 chromosome 9, mMusErm1.Pri, whole genome shotgun sequence and encodes:
- the B3GNT6 gene encoding LOW QUALITY PROTEIN: acetylgalactosaminyl-O-glycosyl-glycoprotein beta-1,3-N-acetylglucosaminyltransferase (The sequence of the model RefSeq protein was modified relative to this genomic sequence to represent the inferred CDS: inserted 4 bases in 4 codons; deleted 1 base in 1 codon) translates to MVLQRLPLLPLRLCNHGHSSESRGVANDSVNAMVDFYFEQLPACIAIQDFLRCRHCRHFPLLWDAQTKCVGYSALLLAVKSWPPSHERRELIRRTWGQGLRPLXAGLPGVQQDESAGRLAALAALQAREHSDTLQXAFPHTFLSXTLQHLLYCLAERPLRARFRLSRCDDGSAHTADVLRFLQTRQPPGRPLLAXHLLARSVPVRDGCSKSFAPPRLYPGQAYRLPSPARGRPPQPALPHQDAYRGTCVKHASPAPGSPSTPACAAAVACAPLCALEMLLTWEALREPGEISSNRHHHPRLSRHLGSCQLSAKICYSLPPGRIPLPGSLHCPAFIAVRHDPVSRLS